Below is a window of Penaeus monodon isolate SGIC_2016 chromosome 13, NSTDA_Pmon_1, whole genome shotgun sequence DNA.
TCTAATGAAGGACTGATGAATGAAAGAAGGGAGATTAGAAATAAACTTTGAGGTCAGTTAGCTGGTCATCCAGAATTAAATGGCATGTTGGAAACACACAATTAAATAAGTAATTTACTGTTTATAAAGCACCAAAACATATGCAATAAGATTACTACACAAGGAAGGAACTGAGAACAAAATCTGTTGCTAGTTTTTCaacaaggagagggaaagggttaaaatgagtaaataaagaaCCATATCCTGAATTTCACGTAGCTGTTGCTTATTCTAATCTGATGTatgacatttttatttcttaaaacttGAATTTTTAATGTGAGTAGCAAACAAAATATCAGTTACTTGCCAAGGAAAAATGGAATGAATGTAATTATTGTGAACAAGGTGAATATACTTGATAATCCTACAAGGTTTGTCTGGGGAAAACATTAACACTGTCATGTCAGGAGATGCTGGATCACATCCTATAATGTCATGGTAGATCTTTGTGTCAGTCCAAATGAGTCTGCTTGTAGTGCACTTTTTCTCCTTAGCTGTTGAGGAGAAACAGGCCACAAGGAGATGgcttaaaatttcattttagcatcatcatccccccccccccacacacacacacacacgcacatcaattttattaatttcttgaaGGATCTTGGCTTAaaagtcattaatattatttattttagatgtTGATAAAAGACACTTGAATGAACACCACAACTTTGCTTATCGATTTGAAGTCATGATTggtgattttatttctttattcattcattattcattcttgTCAATCAATGTTGCAAAAGTAATGTATTCCACAACATTGTTTTGGTGGTTAGTATAAGGGAAGATTAGTACTGTAGGCTAAAGCATTTAGCCTTatgcattttctttcattttatgtaAAGGTGAAAGAATTTTGACAATTCTCATATGGTGTTTTTATCTTTACAGGGAGACTCCAGTGAGGACACACTTGAAAAATGTATATGCTACCTTCACCCTAGCTACCATAGCAGCAACTGCTGGTGGCTATGCCCACATGTTCAGCACCCTCATTGGTGCTGGTCTTCTCACTGGTCTGGGTGCCATTGGGGCACTCATATGGCTCACAATCACACCTTACGATGGCAAGAACCAGCTGCAGCGACTTTCTCTCCTTGGCGCCTTTGCCTTCCTGACTGGCTGTAACCTTGGCCCCTTGCTGAATCTGGCTGTGATGGTCAACCCCACTctggtaataaaataatttttataaaacactacttaaccaaaccatcaaaaggagaaaaagaggaaggggagattttaaaaacgaaaaaagggaggggggactaGTGTAATTCtgtaaatgatattttaaaaatttttgcagcttatcttatttaatttttcaaaaaatttaaaattcaaacccTGACCCAAGAACAAGGATTGGAAAAAAGTTAACATACTTAATTTTACCAAATTCACTTCAATCAaccccccttccattcctcctccttcctccccccgggggggggttttttttttttacctctttcgaaacccccctcccccgggaaaaccccccccctttcccccacccccccccttctgatacccttcttcccccccctgcctaatcccccccttatcccccctccccccccccctccccttttattcctttttccaaaatcatctattccctttttttttttttttctttttttttttcccctccttttctcctccctttttttctcttcctctctaccaattaaaaaaaaaaaaaaccccccccccccccccccccccccatttccaacACTTACACATGTACGCTTACATGCATGAGCATACGCGCATATGCACAACACCCTTACATGCACCTTCCACCactcacttacactcacactaactcacactcacctcacatcacactactcactcactcacggagagagagagagaggagagaggagagagagagagagagagagagagagagagagagagagagagagagagagagagagagactgactgactgactgactgactgactgactgactgaaaccATAAATGCATAGCTTATACTCTGGCCATAAACCACTGCATAATCTATTTCCAggggaaagtaataaaaaaaaaatcaattactgATCCCAAAAGTAATCAAAgtaattggttaaaaaaaaagttaagctaTTTTGTAAGTGATTTGGGACAAAGGGTTATCATGCTCAATGTTCAAGTGTTCTCCtgcttccattctctctcttttccccccccggggggaaaaaaaaaaaagggcccggaacCCAACCGcccgggccctttaaaaaacccccggaccccccattctcccccctccttaaaaaaaaacccccccttcggggggccaaaaaccctctataaaaaaccccccctgcacctctcccctatctccctccccccttccctctccctcatctcccctcccctctctccctccatcttcacctcaaccccccttctctctctctcttctctcctctctcctctcctctcctctctccctctctctcctctccctcctctctctctctccccctctcccccccctctcccttttcctctccctctccccctcccctctccccccctctctcctccccctcctctctctctctactctctcttctctctctctctctctctctctcttctccccccctccccccctcccctctcccccctctcctctccctcccccccctcctctctctcccctctctctcatttttgtcTGAGTCTTCCATTTGTTGGATTCCATTGATCTCTTTCTGGTCCTTTGTTGCTTTTCACTGCTGGATGTAAAATCTTGTGTAATAAAGTAGTCAAAAGTTGGTATTAATTTCTTAATATGTTAAAACCAATTTTTTGTTCTGGACCCTCTACACATTTAATTTGTCTGTATTAGCATTTGTGTATGGTCTTTGTCCATGATTTATAGATAACAAGGGGCTCCATGAGACAAACCAAGAGGATTACAGGTGAGCAAATGTAAAATATGAGAAACAGTTGATCTTTTTGTGTTGGCAAGAACTGCACAGAGCAAActagcttatttatttatttgggacCGGTTTCAGTAATGTTTTGCTTTCCACTGGGAGGAGTGCTTGTGTCTAACTCACCTCTGTCGGTAATCCACCCTACTCGTATATGCCTTTGATGCCATGTCAGAAATTTACATGTTCTTAAATACTTAGATCAAACAGCTGAATGGCTATTTGTCAAGCAGGACTCTCACAGGTCAGCAGAGGGGATACAGTACCTAATTCAGTTTTGGGGATAATTTGGGCACTAGCTATGACCATGTGAAATTGCTAAATGTGATGAACTTACCAATTGTGAGACTTTGTCGTATCAATTTAAGTTTGTAAATGGAAAGTGTCACAAGTGAGTTTTTggtgttcttatttttttgtatgttgcaaGAGGATTAAAATCTTGGTcatgtatattttaaagatataaaaataaatgattttattttattgttattccttccctcattttcttttgtaatgaaaacaaaaataattggaAAGGATAGATTGGGAGTTCTAAGTCATCAGTATCTACAGTATATATTCTGCAATCATGCCAGAGGAATGTAATGCTGTTGAAATTATTTACTGTAAGCAGCTTCTAGGCTCCAATTTCAAGACTCTTCTCAAATTTTCTTATTATGTTTTGTCTTCTGATTAATGCCAAAAGAGACTTGGACCATCATATATTGAAGCCCTGGAATGTGCATTCTGGTCTAACTGTCGGGTGTTTAAGGCCAGGAAAACTAGAAAGGGTCTTTAGAGTTCCAGTTTGCATTAGAGGAAGCATTATATACTAGTaagataatttttgataatctgagttcaaggttcgagtcaccggccggcttgttgttcccttgggcaaggaacttcacctcaattgcctacctagccactgggtgggcaagccagcccaagcccaagtcagtgctggtcccaagcccggataaaatagagagaatgattacctaaaaggtaacaccagcactctccgtggaaaggaattggggaccctaccacgtactcgcttcaaatcatcacaacatgaaaactacaattaagtatcatgctgtgaccatggctgctcaaacatgagcctactgtTTAACCGTTCCTGCTGGGTGACGTGTTTGGACGTAATTGCGAACTGCATGGTTGGCCGGTTCAGCTTGTACACGTGGCAACACGCCAGAGTGCGTGGAGCAGGGCGTTGGGTTAATGCAGCGGACTCCCGCACCCACTGTCTGGCcactgccagatatcaccagagtttAATTGCTCTCAGAGATTTCTGACAACCTGgaataatgggtaaaaaaaaaaaaaaaaaaaaaaaaaaaaaaaaaaaaaaaaaaaaaaaaaaaaaaatatttatttatctatttatttatttattagtttaacTAAATTTTCTTTGAgtgactttttatttttattattattattaatgtattactaATCAAATTCTGATTATTCTGATggttgtatcatttttttttttcaggtattgCAAGCTCTGCTTGGCACAAGTGTGGTATTTGCCTGCTTCTCCCTGTCAGCTCTCTATGCTCCTCGTGGCCATTACCTCTACCTTGGAGGTACACTGATGTCAGCCTTGTCCACTCTTTTCTGGCTCTCCATGCTGAACTTCTTCTTTGGCTCTCGTCTCCTTTTCCAGGTAAGTGCAACAATGAAGGTAACAACTTTTAGAAAAGCCTGATATCTGTAAAAATTACATCTTGATAATTGTTAAATTTTCAACTATTTGAAGTTAATAAGTCCAGAAATTaccttgtattattttatatacattagtcATGTAGCTGATAAAAGTTTTCTTTATGTAATGGTAACAGTACTTGGTTTCCCTGAGATTTAATTACAATCTGAGCTTGGAAATTATTGCTGCACTGTAGTAAACAGTTTTCTAAGCTTGCTCTTCAAAGCTTACAAATGGGTAATCTGTGTAATAGTCTTTCATAGGTTAATAACaacattttttaacaattttcagGCAAATTTGTACATTGGACTTGCAGTCATGTGTGGCTTCATAGTTTATGACACTCAGCTCATTGTTGAGAAAGCACGACGAGGAGACAAGGACTATGTGATGCACAGTGTTGAGCTGTTCATTGACTTTGTTGCAGTGTTCAAGCGCCTTCTCATTATCCTCACAGACAAGGTATTTGCTTTGAGATATATCACATGATGCATATTTGATAACTGACATAAATTAGTAAACATGCTGAAGCTGTTGTATGAtgtacaaaaattttatacacaagtAGAGTGATCATTTCAAATTTGCAGTAAGGTGACTTTGCTTTAATTCTGTATCCTGGAGTTGCAAACATTTAACTAGCATTCTATTTTTCCAGGAGGCACAGAGCAAGAGGAAGAACCGTGATTAAGTAAGATGCCACAGATGTAGTTTAGAAGATACGGTATCCAAGGTTCCAAATTTTTgattgggtgggaggggggagagggaatatatatgagaagaaaacTATATATGAATTGGGAGGCCCTAAAAATAGTGTTCATATGCATAGGTAATAGGTCTTTCTAAAAGTTTCATAAATATCACtaattttatttgaaaagaaTTGTGATTGATATACTGCAAGAGGCATGTGTAAAATAACATTTAGTGCATCATGAGAGCTTGTaatttatattgaaaaataaatagtgGTTTTCTTATTTTGCAAGTCAGCCACTTTCTTTTATAAACAGTATGTTAAAATCACCTTACAACAAATGATGTTAACATACAGGAAAGTTAAAAATGCCACATTGTGCACCCTGCTCACACATGTCCAGGAGCCAGTACAATATGCACATGTCACATTGCAACCTATTTTCCATATTCTGTTGTTTGTGTTTAGCAATCATGTTTTTCACCATTATCCAACAACAGCCTGATTATCATAAACTGTTCAGCATCATGCCCTTCCTCAGGGACATCATTTTATATAACAAATGTTTCTTCTTTAATAATAGCTGCTGTTGGAAGTTGGCTCATAAAATTCAGGCCTGTTAATATGGTTTTCATTGGTCAGAGCTTCTAACATTAGTTTAAGGAGAAACTGCCAAGGAATATGAGACACCTTTGCACTTGTCCATCATTTCAGAGAGTGTATAATTAGTTTATAGAGGATAAACAGATCCCAACACATcacatatagatattaatgtACAGTTTGTTTGATGATGTATATGGAAGATGTTGCTGCTTTAACCAAAGTTCTTAGTGTATTTGACAGATCTTTTTCCTTCAATTGGACTTTCATTCcacaagttttttatttttaatgaagtAATGCAAtagttaaaccttttttttttttcagttatctaagtacaaaaatattgttttctttcaTGCCCCATGGTAGAATCATGgttatattcattttctctttacaatacaatataaatttatttttaatgttctaCTTGGTTTTCATCATCAGTATTCGTGGGCAGTATTGTATTGTTGCATGGAGCCTTTACTGAAAAAAATAGACTTCCTGTGATTATGTTTGTTTTGCATAGTTGcaaagtaatgaaaattattttgagaATGGAATGGATACATTTTATgttgaataaaatatttatgtacattgtTATTATAAGTCCAGTTTATCTGATGTCCTTGAAATGGCATATTATGTTCAGAATACTGATGCTAATGGGTGAAGATATCTACAGTTTTCATTTTGGTATTTTATACTTGGATTTGATGACTTCATACTTAATATCTAATCTTAGATATATTTTGATACAATAAAGGCAAACTGGAGAAAGTGGTTTCTGATGTCTACTCCACATGGTCTCAAGTGTCTGAACTGTGCTGATTAATGCTGTTTGTATCAATAAATATGTTAACTTCTTTATTTGCAGAAGGATTAGAACTAATATTTACCATTTCAAAATCAGTAGATGGGTTTGTGAAATTGGCATAGCTCTCCCAATTTTGTTGCAGACAGCATGGAATGTTTGAAatgagattttgattttttttttccttttgatcagAATTTCAAGTGATCCTAATTTTCCTgtggtagaaaaaatatatgttgtggaATATTGCTTACTGGACACTTGTAAGGAATATATTATAAGGATATTTTTGGTGTCTGTTGATGTCATgattgtcaataaaaaaaaacttttgcaaatTTGATTTCTTTGACCAGATaacatatattatcactatattagtgaatgtgattgatatatatatatatattatatatatatatatatatatatatatatatatatatatatatatatacacacacacacacacacacacaccacacacacaccaccccacacacacacacacacccccaaaacacaaccacacaacacacacaaattatatatatatatatataattttatataatataatataatatatatataataaatttttatatattaatttattttattatataatatatatttatataatatattttatattatattttttatatatttatataaaaatttttaataataaaaatatatattattaatatattatatattatatatatatatatattgttgtttattaattaaaaaaaaaacccaaaaaaatatattatatataataatttaaaaatataaaaatatataatatatataaaaattttaaattatataatatatataaattatatatataaattattatataattatattatatatatatataaacttatattatacccctattatatttatatatatttatatattatatatatatatacatattatttttaaaataataattatatatatatatatatatatataatatataatattcttttatatataattatatattatataattaatatcatatattttaatatacatatatatttcatatatttattaaaatatacaaatctatttctattattatatattattatatatatatattctatatatatttatataataattatatattatttatattatttatctatttaaatatatctatatatatttaaaataatatatatatataatatattatattctatatatctctattatctatattaatttaatttttattatatataattatatataatataatatttttttctataattttcatatttttttattatatatattaatctatatatttaaaatattaatcttttattttcttatatatttattatttatatacatatataatattatatatatatatactattaataataattatatattttaaaatatatataataattataacttttatattatcccttttcaataaaaaatttctatattaaatattaaaattatatatattttatatataatatataataatatatatatatatcatataatataatattatatatatttacatatcattcaATTTAcacttatatcttattatatatatatatatttatatataatttaaaattaaaatatttaacctatatatattacattatataataataaaatttatatattatatttatatattattaaataattttataaaataatttatatatctatatcaacttatatataatatatatttatatatattatatatatatatatataaatataatatatataatattatacatataatataatataaaataaacatatatatatatataattataatatataatatataaataatatatatataatataatctatatataaaactattatatatatatatatattattatatttattatctatatatatatataattatatatatatttatatatatctattatatattatataaataatttttatattaaatattaatttttttttataatatttataaatttaaaaaaatattattaatttttaatataatattttttataaaatattttttaaattttaaaaatttttaaaaaaaa
It encodes the following:
- the LOC119580126 gene encoding probable Bax inhibitor 1, with the protein product MAGLTFERFSRGLTENLETPVRTHLKNVYATFTLATIAATAGGYAHMFSTLIGAGLLTGLGAIGALIWLTITPYDGKNQLQRLSLLGAFAFLTGCNLGPLLNLAVMVNPTLVLQALLGTSVVFACFSLSALYAPRGHYLYLGGTLMSALSTLFWLSMLNFFFGSRLLFQANLYIGLAVMCGFIVYDTQLIVEKARRGDKDYVMHSVELFIDFVAVFKRLLIILTDKEAQSKRKNRD